A stretch of Myceligenerans xiligouense DNA encodes these proteins:
- a CDS encoding SDR family NAD(P)-dependent oxidoreductase, with translation MTVGTDLTGRVAIVTGGARGLGEAYVRLLHDAGASVVVADVLGDQGRALAAELGEGARFEELDVTDEAAWERVVARTAGELGGVDVLVNNAGIANAAPIEHLTLAKWEAVMAVNATGTFLGCRAVVPVMRAAGRGSIVNVSSVEGKRGSPRLHGYTASKFAVLGLTKSLAVELGPSGIRVNSLHPGLVLTDMSTKIDPDRLDIPLGRPGLPQDVAGAVLFLASDASAWVSGAEIVADGGMIAGIPHR, from the coding sequence ATGACCGTCGGCACGGACCTGACGGGCCGCGTCGCGATCGTGACCGGCGGGGCGCGGGGCCTGGGCGAGGCCTACGTGCGGCTCCTGCACGACGCCGGCGCGAGCGTGGTCGTCGCGGACGTGCTGGGGGACCAGGGGCGTGCGCTGGCCGCCGAGCTGGGCGAGGGTGCCCGGTTCGAGGAGCTGGACGTCACGGACGAGGCGGCCTGGGAGCGCGTCGTGGCCCGCACGGCGGGCGAGCTCGGCGGCGTCGACGTGCTCGTCAACAACGCGGGCATCGCGAACGCGGCCCCCATCGAGCACCTGACCCTCGCCAAGTGGGAGGCGGTGATGGCCGTGAACGCCACGGGCACGTTCCTGGGCTGCCGCGCCGTGGTGCCGGTCATGAGGGCGGCGGGCCGCGGGTCGATCGTGAACGTCTCGTCGGTCGAGGGCAAGCGCGGCAGCCCGCGCCTGCACGGCTACACGGCCTCCAAGTTCGCGGTGCTGGGCCTGACCAAGTCGCTCGCCGTCGAGCTCGGGCCGTCCGGCATCCGGGTGAACTCCCTGCACCCCGGCCTGGTGCTCACGGACATGTCCACGAAGATCGATCCGGACCGGCTCGACATCCCGCTCGGCCGGCCGGGCCTGCCGCAGGACGTGGCGGGCGCGGTGCTGTTCCTCGCCTCGGACGCGTCGGCGTGGGTGTCCGGCGCGGAGATCGTGGCCGACGGCGGCATGATCGCCGGCATCCCGCACCGCTGA
- a CDS encoding acyl-CoA thioesterase: MSQHPPHDAPATSARLPFPLRWNDNDQYGHMNNTVYYEAMDTAVNRWMIREAGLDPQGAVIGLCVASSCQFLRSASFPEDLEVEVGVEKVGRTSLTWAPRILRPGEPDPLATGSFTHVFVDAATRRPVPVPDAVRAAVSRHLTG; the protein is encoded by the coding sequence ATGAGCCAGCACCCGCCGCACGACGCGCCCGCCACGTCCGCACGCCTGCCGTTCCCGCTGCGCTGGAACGACAACGACCAGTACGGCCACATGAACAACACCGTCTACTACGAGGCGATGGACACCGCGGTGAACCGGTGGATGATCCGCGAGGCGGGGCTCGACCCGCAGGGTGCGGTCATCGGCCTGTGCGTCGCGTCCTCCTGCCAGTTCCTGCGGTCGGCGTCGTTCCCCGAGGACCTCGAGGTCGAGGTGGGCGTGGAGAAGGTAGGGCGCACGAGCCTCACGTGGGCGCCGCGCATCCTGCGCCCGGGCGAGCCCGACCCGCTCGCGACGGGCTCGTTCACCCACGTCTTCGTGGACGCGGCGACGCGCCGCCCCGTACCGGTGCCCGACGCCGTCCGCGCGGCGGTCAGCCGCCACCTCACGGGCTGA
- a CDS encoding long-chain-fatty-acid--CoA ligase, translating into MTHQPDDAIDGDGFGTLSAASILAESARRRPDHPALHFAGTTTSYRDLWDQTRGYAGALRARGIGPGDRVAMIVPNVPDFARAYYATLALGAVVVPVHLLFKADEIEYVLRDSGADVLVVAAPLLTEAVPAATRAGVPILTVLSPPADAGGPDLPRLEDEAAAATPIVRHEPVRPTAAATILYTSGTTGSPKGAVGSHLALVEQVHCSLVDAFDLRADDVVFGGLPLFHAFGQVCVLNTAFRVGASVVLLPRFEPDDALALMVHHGVTVFTAVPTMYVGLVEAARRGGARPALRYAVSGGASLPAAVLEAFSETFGAQVHEGYGLTETAPIVSTNPQSEPIRPGTVGKPIWGVDVAVADPDVEGRIELLDEPGTLGELVVRGHNLMKGYLGRPDTSAEVVVDGWFRTGDLGTVDDAGVVTIVDRKKDMIIRNGYNVYPSEVEAVLARHPEVGMAAVFGLPHETHGQEVHAAVVARDGGAVDAGELVAYMKEHVAAYKYPRVVHVADELPLGPSGKILKRELVQRYQNT; encoded by the coding sequence ATGACCCACCAGCCCGACGACGCCATCGACGGCGACGGCTTCGGCACCCTGTCCGCGGCGAGCATCCTCGCCGAGTCGGCCCGGCGCCGGCCGGACCATCCGGCCCTGCACTTCGCGGGCACCACCACCTCCTACCGCGACCTCTGGGACCAGACCCGGGGGTACGCGGGCGCGCTGCGCGCCCGCGGGATCGGCCCCGGCGACCGCGTCGCGATGATCGTGCCCAACGTGCCGGACTTCGCGCGCGCCTACTACGCGACGCTCGCCCTGGGCGCCGTCGTCGTTCCCGTGCACCTGCTGTTCAAGGCGGACGAGATCGAGTACGTGCTGCGTGACAGCGGCGCCGACGTGCTCGTGGTGGCGGCGCCGCTGCTCACCGAGGCCGTCCCGGCGGCGACCCGCGCGGGCGTGCCGATCCTCACGGTGCTGTCACCGCCGGCCGACGCCGGTGGCCCGGACCTGCCCCGCCTGGAGGACGAGGCGGCGGCCGCCACGCCGATCGTGCGGCACGAGCCGGTCCGGCCCACCGCGGCGGCCACCATCCTGTACACGAGCGGCACCACGGGCTCACCCAAGGGCGCCGTCGGCTCGCACCTGGCGCTCGTGGAGCAGGTGCACTGCTCCCTGGTGGACGCGTTCGACCTGCGCGCCGACGACGTGGTGTTCGGCGGCCTGCCGCTGTTCCACGCGTTCGGGCAGGTGTGCGTGCTGAACACGGCCTTCCGGGTGGGGGCCTCGGTGGTGCTGCTGCCCCGGTTCGAGCCCGACGACGCCCTGGCCCTCATGGTCCACCACGGTGTCACCGTCTTCACGGCCGTGCCCACGATGTACGTGGGCCTCGTCGAGGCCGCGCGGCGCGGTGGCGCCCGGCCCGCGCTGCGGTACGCCGTCTCGGGCGGCGCGTCGCTCCCGGCGGCGGTCCTGGAGGCGTTCTCCGAGACGTTCGGCGCCCAGGTGCACGAGGGCTACGGCCTGACCGAGACCGCCCCGATCGTGTCCACGAACCCGCAGTCCGAGCCGATCCGGCCGGGCACGGTCGGCAAGCCGATCTGGGGCGTGGACGTCGCGGTCGCCGACCCGGACGTGGAGGGGCGGATCGAGCTGCTGGACGAGCCGGGCACGCTCGGGGAGCTCGTGGTGCGCGGGCACAACCTCATGAAGGGCTACCTGGGCCGGCCGGACACGTCCGCCGAGGTGGTGGTGGACGGCTGGTTCCGCACCGGCGACCTCGGCACGGTCGACGACGCCGGAGTGGTCACGATCGTGGACCGCAAGAAGGACATGATCATCCGCAACGGCTACAACGTGTACCCGTCCGAGGTGGAGGCCGTGCTGGCGCGCCACCCGGAGGTCGGGATGGCCGCCGTGTTCGGCCTGCCGCACGAGACGCACGGCCAGGAGGTGCACGCCGCGGTCGTGGCGCGCGACGGCGGCGCGGTCGACGCCGGAGAGCTCGTCGCGTACATGAAGGAGCACGTCGCGGCCTACAAGTACCCGCGCGTGGTGCACGTGGCCGACGAGCTGCCGCTGGGCCCGAGCGGCAAGATCCTCAAGCGCGAGCTCGTGCAGCGGTACCAGAACACGTGA
- a CDS encoding NADPH:quinone oxidoreductase family protein, producing MPEQSAPPAPSAPPVPARMPAWRVVANGEPEEVMELGDVEVPEPGPDEVLIRVRTVALNFPDVLLARGQYQVRPDLPFTPGIELCGEVAAVAPGVTRFAVGDRVVGWGQGALAAYAVLPATAVYPAPPGLDDVHASGLTIAYQTAWFGLHRRAALRPGETLLVHAAAGGVGSAACRLGAAAGAHVVGIVGSPAKVEAARAAGAHEVYLRDDDWVTPLRRRGADVVFDPVGGAAFEQSTKVIAFEGRIVVVGFASGDLPRVRPDHLLVKNYSVLGLHWGLYQRVRPQRLDEAHAELCRLVDDGVLRPDVSDVVPFEDAADGVRRLARGVTTGRIVVRVADDATGDATRDVARATSDDDRAAADGNRAAAHAAPGAGRGEAAR from the coding sequence ATGCCCGAGCAGTCCGCCCCACCCGCCCCGTCCGCCCCGCCGGTCCCGGCTCGCATGCCGGCCTGGCGCGTCGTGGCCAACGGCGAGCCCGAGGAGGTGATGGAGCTCGGGGACGTCGAGGTCCCCGAACCCGGCCCGGACGAGGTGCTGATCCGCGTCCGCACCGTCGCGCTGAACTTCCCCGACGTGCTCCTCGCGCGAGGCCAGTACCAGGTGCGGCCCGACCTGCCGTTCACCCCGGGTATCGAGCTGTGCGGCGAGGTGGCCGCCGTCGCGCCCGGTGTCACGCGGTTCGCCGTGGGTGACCGGGTGGTGGGCTGGGGGCAGGGCGCGCTCGCCGCGTACGCCGTGCTGCCCGCGACGGCGGTCTACCCGGCGCCGCCCGGCCTCGACGACGTGCACGCCTCCGGCCTGACCATCGCCTACCAGACCGCGTGGTTCGGCCTGCACCGCCGTGCCGCCCTGCGGCCGGGGGAGACCTTGCTGGTGCACGCGGCGGCGGGCGGCGTCGGCTCGGCGGCCTGCCGTCTGGGTGCGGCCGCGGGCGCGCACGTGGTCGGCATCGTGGGGAGTCCCGCGAAGGTGGAGGCCGCGAGGGCCGCCGGTGCCCACGAGGTGTACCTGCGCGACGACGACTGGGTCACCCCGCTGCGCCGCCGCGGCGCGGACGTCGTGTTCGACCCGGTGGGCGGCGCCGCGTTCGAGCAGTCCACGAAGGTGATCGCGTTCGAGGGGCGGATCGTCGTGGTCGGGTTCGCCTCCGGTGACCTGCCGCGGGTGCGGCCGGACCACCTGCTCGTCAAGAACTACAGCGTGCTCGGCCTGCACTGGGGCCTGTACCAGCGGGTCCGCCCGCAACGCCTGGACGAGGCGCACGCCGAGCTGTGCCGTCTCGTGGACGACGGCGTGCTGCGTCCGGACGTGAGCGACGTCGTTCCCTTCGAGGACGCGGCCGACGGCGTCCGCCGGCTCGCGCGGGGCGTCACCACCGGCCGCATCGTGGTCCGCGTCGCCGACGACGCGACCGGTGACGCGACCCGTGACGTGGCGCGTGCGACGTCGGACGACGATCGCGCGGCGGCGGACGGGAACCGCGCGGCGGCCCACGCGGCACCTGGCGCGGGGCGCGGGGAGGCCGCGCGATGA
- a CDS encoding ABC transporter ATP-binding protein, with product MNESFPLLEIDGVTVTFGGLTALDDVSFAVREGETVALIGPNGAGKTTLFNVVCGLVRPGRGTVRVAGAPAPSSATGLVGAGVSRTLQGLGLFGTMTVLENVLVPLSTTGGDPAHAHDALARLGLAGLAHRPAGTLPYPERKRVALARALVTEPRLLLLDEPAGGLGAEDIDALAGTVRDLAGDGRGVLLVEHHVDFVMKVADRVVVLDFGRVIAAGTPDEVRGDPAVEAAYLGVGAA from the coding sequence ATGAACGAGAGCTTTCCCCTCCTGGAGATCGACGGCGTCACCGTCACCTTCGGCGGGCTGACCGCGCTGGACGACGTGTCCTTCGCCGTGCGGGAGGGCGAGACCGTCGCCCTCATCGGCCCGAACGGCGCGGGCAAGACCACACTGTTCAACGTCGTGTGCGGCCTGGTCCGCCCGGGCCGCGGCACGGTGCGGGTCGCGGGTGCGCCGGCGCCGTCGTCGGCCACCGGACTGGTCGGCGCGGGCGTGTCCCGGACCCTCCAAGGGCTGGGGCTGTTCGGCACGATGACCGTGCTCGAGAACGTGCTCGTCCCGCTCAGCACCACCGGCGGCGACCCCGCGCACGCCCACGACGCTCTCGCGCGGCTCGGCCTGGCCGGGCTGGCCCACCGTCCCGCCGGAACCCTGCCCTACCCCGAGCGCAAGCGCGTCGCCCTCGCCCGCGCCCTGGTCACCGAGCCACGCCTGCTGCTCCTGGACGAACCCGCCGGCGGACTCGGCGCCGAGGACATCGACGCCCTGGCCGGCACCGTGCGGGACCTCGCCGGCGACGGGCGCGGCGTCCTGCTCGTGGAGCACCACGTCGACTTCGTCATGAAGGTCGCCGACCGCGTCGTCGTCCTCGACTTCGGGCGGGTGATCGCCGCCGGCACGCCCGACGAGGTCCGCGGCGACCCCGCCGTCGAAGCCGCCTACCTGGGGGTGGGAGCCGCATGA
- a CDS encoding phosphotransferase family protein: MTEVPGLDQAGLTRWLEREHPELAAGPLTATLIPGGRSNLTYRVDGARVPLVVRRPPLGHVLSSAHDMGREHRVISALRDSSVPVPGAVDVVDDTAADEVTGTVFFVMEHVAGTVLSRPELNAGWTPDGLRALSLHLAEVLADLHTLDPASVGLTGFGRPDGYLERQLRTWRRQYDASRSRELPALDRLQDHLGDRLPEQNPRAAVVHGDYRLDNVIVAAPPATPRVAAVIDWEMATLGDPLVDLGMLAMYWEIAGLTGGDGPAVSAVVPGAGYPGLDELVDAYAARARITTPDLSWYRAFATYKLAVILEGIHFRFRAGETVGAGFDAIGDLVLPLAEDGLARIATRRS, encoded by the coding sequence ATGACTGAGGTGCCGGGACTGGACCAGGCCGGTCTCACGCGATGGCTCGAGCGCGAGCACCCGGAGCTGGCCGCCGGGCCACTGACCGCGACGCTCATACCGGGCGGGCGCAGCAACCTGACCTACCGGGTGGACGGCGCCCGCGTCCCGCTCGTCGTCCGGCGGCCTCCGCTCGGCCATGTCCTGTCCAGCGCGCACGACATGGGCCGCGAGCACCGCGTCATCTCGGCCCTGCGAGACAGCTCGGTGCCGGTCCCGGGGGCCGTGGACGTCGTCGACGACACCGCGGCCGACGAGGTCACCGGCACCGTCTTCTTCGTCATGGAGCACGTCGCCGGCACCGTGCTGTCCCGGCCGGAGCTCAACGCCGGGTGGACGCCGGACGGCCTGCGCGCCCTCAGCCTGCACCTGGCGGAGGTCCTGGCCGACCTGCACACCCTCGACCCCGCGTCCGTGGGCCTGACGGGCTTCGGCCGCCCCGACGGCTACCTGGAACGCCAGCTGCGCACGTGGCGCCGCCAGTACGACGCGTCGCGGTCACGCGAGCTGCCCGCCCTGGACCGCCTGCAGGACCACCTCGGCGACCGGCTGCCCGAGCAGAACCCGCGTGCCGCCGTCGTGCACGGGGACTACCGGCTCGACAACGTCATCGTCGCGGCACCGCCCGCGACACCGCGCGTGGCCGCCGTCATCGACTGGGAGATGGCCACGCTCGGCGACCCGCTCGTCGACCTCGGGATGCTCGCCATGTACTGGGAGATCGCCGGGCTCACCGGCGGGGACGGGCCCGCGGTCAGCGCCGTCGTCCCCGGCGCGGGCTACCCCGGCCTCGACGAGCTGGTCGACGCCTACGCCGCCCGGGCCCGCATCACCACACCGGACCTGTCCTGGTACCGCGCCTTCGCCACCTACAAGCTCGCCGTGATCCTGGAGGGCATCCACTTCCGCTTCCGGGCGGGCGAGACGGTCGGGGCCGGGTTCGACGCCATCGGGGACCTCGTCCTCCCCCTGGCCGAGGACGGCCTGGCCCGCATCGCCACGAGGAGGAGCTGA
- a CDS encoding ABC transporter substrate-binding protein, with translation MTRPTTLTGTAALAAVTAVGLTACSTPGAGGTEQVPGVTQDTVTIGTHTPLTGPAAEAYAQISAAVSAYFEYVNANGGIHGRTIEYVVKDDGYNPANTQTVTRELVSEDDVFAMVNGLGTPTHTTVLDYLDQNDVPDLFVASGSAQWNQPEEYPNTFGMNLDYVTDGMVLATHATEQDPDAKLCVLGQDDDYGGDVLAGVEAVVGADGVVASETYNTSNQDLTAQVGAMKAADCTHAVLATIPGFTAIAMGTAAQLEWFPQYLVSNAGADVESLAAYLGEEGAPLLEGMLATGYLPTGQDNEWYELFSEINDEYNDGAPLTGTAIYGYSVGYHFAEALARAGENPTRASLLEVMESGELVGNGVVPNSLSADDHSPYHAAGITVVSGGAQSYTGDAWAREGDTLTEIELEPKPVENEGIPTGE, from the coding sequence ATGACACGACCCACGACCCTGACCGGTACGGCGGCGCTCGCCGCCGTGACCGCCGTCGGGCTCACGGCCTGCTCCACCCCCGGGGCGGGCGGGACCGAGCAGGTGCCCGGCGTCACGCAGGACACGGTGACCATCGGGACGCACACACCCCTGACCGGACCGGCCGCCGAGGCGTACGCGCAGATCAGCGCGGCGGTTTCGGCGTACTTCGAGTACGTCAACGCGAACGGCGGCATCCACGGCCGCACCATCGAGTACGTCGTGAAGGACGACGGCTACAACCCGGCCAACACCCAGACCGTCACCCGGGAACTGGTCTCGGAGGATGACGTCTTCGCCATGGTGAACGGCCTGGGCACCCCCACGCACACCACCGTCCTGGACTACCTGGACCAGAACGACGTGCCCGACCTGTTCGTCGCCTCGGGCTCGGCCCAGTGGAATCAACCCGAGGAGTACCCGAACACGTTCGGCATGAACCTCGACTACGTCACCGACGGCATGGTGCTGGCCACCCACGCCACCGAGCAGGACCCGGACGCGAAGCTCTGCGTGCTCGGCCAGGACGACGACTACGGCGGCGACGTGCTCGCCGGCGTGGAGGCCGTGGTCGGGGCCGACGGCGTCGTCGCCTCCGAGACCTACAACACCTCCAACCAGGACCTCACCGCGCAGGTCGGCGCCATGAAGGCGGCGGACTGCACCCACGCGGTGCTGGCGACGATCCCCGGATTCACGGCCATCGCGATGGGCACGGCGGCCCAGCTCGAGTGGTTCCCGCAGTACCTGGTGTCCAACGCGGGCGCCGACGTCGAGTCCCTGGCCGCGTACCTGGGGGAGGAGGGAGCGCCGCTCCTGGAGGGCATGCTCGCCACCGGCTACCTGCCCACCGGCCAGGACAACGAGTGGTATGAGCTGTTCTCGGAGATCAACGACGAGTACAACGACGGCGCCCCGCTGACCGGCACCGCGATCTACGGGTACAGCGTGGGCTACCACTTCGCCGAGGCCCTGGCGCGCGCCGGGGAGAACCCCACCCGGGCCTCGCTCCTCGAGGTCATGGAGTCCGGCGAGCTGGTGGGCAACGGCGTCGTGCCGAACTCCCTGTCGGCCGACGACCACAGCCCGTACCACGCGGCGGGCATCACCGTGGTGTCCGGCGGCGCGCAGTCCTACACGGGCGACGCCTGGGCACGCGAGGGCGACACGCTCACCGAGATCGAGCTGGAGCCCAAGCCCGTGGAGAACGAGGGCATCCCCACCGGCGAGTGA
- a CDS encoding branched-chain amino acid ABC transporter permease: MDRLVFLVAAGLAHGAVLALFAQSLVIVWRANRVINFAQAALAVVAVYAAFAVTAASGSWWLGAAAGIVVGGLLGAAAERGPMRLVPTDTPLPGIIVAIGLVMILQAGLAIAFGPEYQPVRAPLPERPFVLAGIPVLSPYDLFVLVVAGLVMAALALGFTRTSLGLQLRAAAFAPETARLLGVRVPRMITLGWVLSLATAALAGLLLVPTELGLHPHALDALFVQAFAVAVIGGLDSPAGALVAGLLVGVLVSLVSGYLVAAAAPLAVLGLLTLVLLVRPGGLFSAAKERAA, encoded by the coding sequence ATGGACAGACTCGTCTTCCTCGTCGCCGCCGGGCTCGCGCACGGCGCCGTCCTCGCGCTGTTCGCCCAGTCGCTCGTCATCGTGTGGCGCGCGAACCGGGTGATCAACTTCGCGCAGGCGGCCCTCGCCGTCGTCGCCGTGTACGCCGCGTTCGCCGTCACCGCCGCCAGCGGGTCCTGGTGGCTCGGCGCGGCCGCCGGCATCGTGGTCGGCGGCCTGCTCGGCGCCGCCGCCGAACGCGGCCCGATGCGGCTCGTGCCCACCGACACGCCGCTGCCCGGCATCATCGTCGCCATCGGCCTGGTCATGATCCTCCAGGCCGGGCTCGCCATCGCCTTCGGCCCCGAGTACCAGCCCGTGCGGGCACCACTGCCCGAACGGCCGTTCGTGCTCGCCGGCATCCCCGTGCTCTCCCCGTACGACCTGTTCGTCCTGGTCGTGGCGGGCCTCGTGATGGCCGCGCTGGCCCTCGGCTTCACCCGCACGAGCCTGGGACTCCAGCTGCGCGCCGCCGCGTTCGCCCCGGAGACCGCCCGGCTGCTCGGCGTGCGCGTGCCCCGCATGATCACCCTCGGGTGGGTGCTCTCCCTGGCCACCGCGGCGCTCGCGGGCCTGCTGCTCGTGCCCACCGAGCTCGGGCTGCACCCCCACGCCCTCGACGCGCTCTTCGTGCAGGCGTTCGCCGTCGCCGTGATCGGCGGGCTCGACTCGCCCGCGGGCGCCCTGGTGGCGGGCCTGCTCGTGGGCGTGCTCGTCTCCCTGGTCAGCGGGTACCTCGTGGCCGCCGCCGCACCGCTGGCGGTGCTCGGCCTGCTCACGCTCGTGCTGCTGGTCCGGCCGGGCGGCCTCTTCTCCGCAGCCAAGGAGCGTGCCGCATGA
- a CDS encoding acyl-CoA dehydrogenase family protein codes for MDFAPDTTTTEITERVHEFLHERVIPAEPVLDEQLAATPHEWGFRPVVQDLQAQARAEGLWNLFLPDGPAAGASSGTRRGAGLTTLQYAAVAELTGWSPRLAPVAFNCAAPDTGNMELLAHFGTPEQQERWLDPLLDARIRSAFCMTEPDVASSDASQITTRIRRDGDDYVISGRKWFATGAMNPDAALLIVMGKTDPDGPRHRQQSMVLVGRDTPGVTVVRPLSVFGYDDRDHGGHAEVVFDDVRVPATNLLGGEGEGFAIAQARLGPGRIHHCMRGLGMAERALSLVRERARTRSAFGGPLAEKGVVREWVAESRIELEALRLLVLKTAWLMDTVGNREAMTEIQAIKIAVPRAVQRILDRAMQVFGAAGVSADQPLAEMFAGARALRLADGPDEVHLASLGRAELRRP; via the coding sequence ATGGACTTCGCACCCGACACCACCACCACCGAGATCACCGAGCGCGTACACGAGTTCCTGCACGAGCGCGTCATCCCGGCCGAGCCCGTGCTCGACGAGCAGCTCGCGGCCACGCCCCACGAGTGGGGCTTCCGGCCCGTGGTCCAGGACCTCCAGGCCCAGGCCCGTGCCGAGGGCCTGTGGAACCTCTTCCTGCCCGACGGCCCGGCGGCCGGCGCCTCGTCCGGCACCCGCCGCGGTGCGGGCCTGACCACCCTCCAGTACGCCGCGGTGGCGGAGCTCACGGGCTGGAGCCCGCGCCTGGCGCCGGTCGCGTTCAACTGCGCCGCGCCGGACACCGGCAACATGGAGCTGCTGGCCCACTTCGGTACCCCCGAGCAGCAGGAACGCTGGCTCGACCCCCTGCTCGACGCCCGCATCCGCAGCGCGTTCTGCATGACCGAGCCGGACGTCGCGTCGTCGGACGCCTCGCAGATCACCACCCGGATCCGCCGCGACGGCGACGACTACGTGATCTCCGGCCGCAAGTGGTTCGCCACCGGCGCGATGAACCCGGACGCGGCCCTGCTCATCGTGATGGGCAAGACGGACCCGGACGGCCCGCGGCACCGGCAGCAGTCGATGGTGCTGGTGGGCCGGGACACGCCGGGCGTCACCGTGGTGCGCCCGCTGAGCGTGTTCGGCTACGACGACCGCGACCACGGCGGGCACGCCGAGGTCGTGTTCGACGACGTCCGGGTACCCGCGACGAACCTCCTGGGCGGCGAGGGCGAGGGGTTCGCCATCGCCCAGGCGCGCCTCGGACCCGGCCGCATCCACCACTGCATGCGCGGCCTCGGCATGGCCGAGCGGGCGCTGTCGCTGGTGCGCGAGCGCGCCAGGACGCGCAGCGCGTTCGGCGGACCGCTCGCCGAGAAGGGCGTGGTGCGGGAATGGGTCGCCGAGTCCCGGATCGAGCTGGAGGCGCTGCGCCTGCTGGTCCTGAAGACGGCGTGGCTGATGGACACCGTCGGCAACCGGGAGGCGATGACGGAGATCCAGGCGATCAAGATCGCCGTGCCGCGCGCCGTCCAGCGGATCCTCGACCGGGCGATGCAGGTCTTCGGCGCGGCCGGCGTCTCGGCGGACCAGCCTCTCGCCGAGATGTTCGCGGGCGCCCGCGCCCTGCGCCTGGCCGACGGGCCGGACGAGGTGCACCTCGCCTCGCTGGGCCGCGCCGAGCTGCGACGCCCCTGA
- a CDS encoding branched-chain amino acid ABC transporter permease, which yields MTRRIVLRAVLVTLVALAATFLLDPYWNFQLARFAACFAAVAGLTVLVGLTGQLSLGHAVLMAAGGYGYAFAAGPVTDALGDSPAAPYAGLLAGLLGGLVASGALGALLGAAAARLHGPYLAGLTLALVIALPSAAVALPGLGGDQGIGVPFVPVPDALATLMYVEHFHAVVAIVVAAAAVTPLAVLRAGRHGLRMRAVLGHETAARLSGVNPGLVKAGAFTASSLSAGLGGAVIVMATQSVSPGAFGLTFSMLLVVGAVIGGLGSIGGAAVGAGLVVLLPWAVEAALDHLPAGLPPVLAQRLDGNLAVILTGAIVIAVIAARPGGVAQLLTPRTARDTAADTPSGTAPDTAPDTAPDQAPDTASRDATSHDTER from the coding sequence ATGACCCGGCGCATCGTCCTGCGTGCCGTCCTCGTCACGCTCGTCGCCCTCGCGGCGACGTTCCTCCTCGACCCGTACTGGAACTTCCAGCTCGCGCGGTTCGCCGCGTGCTTCGCCGCCGTCGCCGGGCTCACCGTGCTGGTGGGGCTGACCGGCCAGCTCTCCCTGGGGCACGCCGTGCTCATGGCCGCGGGCGGGTACGGCTACGCCTTCGCCGCGGGCCCGGTCACCGACGCCCTCGGCGACAGCCCGGCCGCGCCGTACGCCGGCCTGCTCGCCGGCCTGCTGGGCGGGCTCGTCGCCTCCGGCGCGCTCGGCGCGCTGCTCGGGGCCGCCGCCGCCCGGCTGCACGGGCCCTACCTCGCCGGGCTCACCCTGGCCCTGGTGATCGCCCTGCCGTCGGCCGCCGTCGCCCTGCCGGGCCTCGGCGGCGACCAGGGGATCGGCGTCCCGTTCGTCCCCGTACCGGACGCGCTCGCCACCCTCATGTACGTGGAGCACTTCCACGCCGTGGTGGCGATCGTCGTGGCCGCGGCGGCCGTCACGCCCCTGGCCGTCCTGCGGGCCGGGCGGCACGGGCTGCGGATGCGCGCCGTGCTCGGCCACGAGACCGCCGCCCGGCTCTCCGGCGTGAACCCCGGCCTGGTCAAGGCCGGCGCCTTCACCGCCAGCTCCCTGTCCGCCGGACTCGGCGGGGCGGTGATCGTCATGGCGACCCAGTCGGTCAGCCCCGGCGCGTTCGGGCTCACGTTCTCCATGCTCCTGGTGGTCGGCGCCGTGATCGGCGGGCTCGGCAGCATCGGCGGCGCCGCCGTCGGCGCGGGCCTCGTGGTGCTGCTGCCCTGGGCCGTCGAGGCCGCGCTCGACCACCTGCCGGCCGGCCTGCCGCCCGTCCTCGCGCAACGGCTCGACGGGAACCTCGCGGTGATCCTCACCGGGGCGATCGTCATCGCCGTGATCGCCGCCCGGCCCGGCGGCGTCGCCCAGCTCCTCACCCCACGGACCGCACGAGACACCGCGGCGGACACGCCGTCCGGCACGGCGCCGGACACAGCGCCGGACACAGCGCCGGACCAAGCGCCGGACACAGCGTCACGAGACGCAACGTCACACGACACAGAGAGGTGA